Below is a window of Acanthochromis polyacanthus isolate Apoly-LR-REF ecotype Palm Island chromosome 15, KAUST_Apoly_ChrSc, whole genome shotgun sequence DNA.
CAGATGGAAACAAACCGACTGAAATATATGCATGTGATCAGGTAGACCTGGATGGAGATCTCTAACGTCCATTTCTTCTTCCTATCAGCCAAACTGGAAACTAAAAGTTATGCaataccattttttaaaaagggagtAAACCCTTTTTGCActgatatttaatgttttgtcttgtttcccTGAATGACTCTCAGACACATTAATTGAAAACACAGCATCCTTAAATAAACCAGAATTCTccttattttaagattttattaaTGCTGGaggaaattcttgtgccagattttgctcagaaaaaattacataacatgagaataaatgcagtgcctgatagaaaaacaataacatacacatgactaaaaataaaaagtatagTGGACTTAAATAGAAACGAGAAATGGAAAAGTACCATCAATTCTAATATCTTAATTTGATCTCAGAGGTTAATTGAGAGATTTGATTTTGACTCTGGGAACATTTTATGCTGTAAATCAGTTGAATGcaagatttatgttttattttctgatttagcTGCTCTGTTCTGCAGCTGCATGTTTGCATTAGTTTAACAGCTTTAAGAGTAAATTATAAATGCAGgttgtttaatttcttttgcAATCTCCTTTCCATTTTTGTCCAACAAGGCCCAGCAGCTTCCcgaataaatgaattaaatgattATCTTCTCAGTAATCAGCCCATCTATCTCCAACAAAGGCCGGACTCGGAGCAATAATCTGTTTCTGACAAGGCAGCGGAGAAAACAAACGGGTCCGTGCAGTCAGTGTGTGGGCTCATCTGGCACAAAGACAACACAATGTAACACGATTTACCCGGATACCAGCCATATAAGCAGACAGCTCCTCTCAGCTCACCGGAGAATCCATTTATGGAGAAAGTGTGACCGGAATTCCGAATGATGGagctttttttctgtcctccaAATGAGCCTGAAGGCAGCAACAAGCTCCGATGTTTGGgataaaagtcaaaaatttAATTCAGACCGAACCATCACCTGTGATGTTTGGAGTTTATTTACCTAAACTGGATATGGGTTTGATTTATTCCACGTTTCGTCACGGCAACCTCCACCAGTCCTATTTCTGGagttccctctttttttttaaaccctcaACTCCATATTTGGTGAATGACGCAACGGGACACCCAGAGATCCCCTTTATAACCATAACGCGCTGGCCAGGAGCTATTTACaagagatgagaggcggaacaGACAAAATGAGGGGAAATATTCATTCCGTCTGAGAGGCAGTCAGGCAGCAAAGCGGACACTTAAATCTAAATTAGGTATAAATCATCTCAAAGAATGACGGCGAAGATAGTTGATGAAGTTTCTGCGTCTCTCAGCATTGTAGACAATATTCCTAAAGATGTGTACACAGAAAGCTCGATGGTGTTTAAAGAAGAGGCTGTAGGGGAGGAGGAACACGAAGGGAAACCTGATGAGAATGGAGGCGGTAAGGATGTGGAGCTGCGTAAAAATGATGCACAGAATAACCGGTGTCCCAATGCGTAAAATGTCAGAGATGTGAAACTGAATTTCCTCTAAATTTGCATTCTGACTGACAttacttttctgtgttttccaggAAACCTTCTGTACGAGGAGAAGAGCGCACCTGAGCTGCCTCTGCAGGGCGACCTTGCGCAGTACGTGGCCACTTTACGCACGCACCCTGTGGCGTTCACCGGCAAGTTTTCTCTGGACTCCAGGAGTGCAGGAGGACCGTGGACACCGGGAGACGTTATCGACGTGGTCAGCGCGGACATCGCGACCCCGGGGCCGCTCACGGTGTCTGGTTCGCCCTCAGCGTCGCCAGATATTTacgcaggaggaggaggaggagaggacgcCGGGGACGGCACCATGGCGCACGGCCAGCCAGACATCAGCCACATGTACGCGCCCcctcacccccacccccacccggCCCCGTCCTACTCGTGCAGCGGTGACATGTATCAGGACCAGTCTGCAGGGGGGTACCTGGCCACCTCCACCTGCGCCGTGTCCTACCACCCGCCCCCCACCTACAACTCTGCGCCCAAACCGACAGTTGACGGCGCGGCGCTGCTCTCCATCATGCCCGAGTACGGAGGCTTCTACCAGCAGAGTTGCCAGAGAGACATCCAGTCCGCCTTCCCGGAGAGGAAATCCCTGCCGTACCCCCTGGACTCCCTCCGGGTTCCTCCGCCTCTCACGCCCCTCAACACCATCAGGAACTTTACGCTCGGCGCGCCCTCGCCGGCCGCCGAGGGTCCGATGGCCGCCGCTTTCCCAAACCACCAGAACCTCCCCCTCAGACCGATCCTGAGACCCAGAAAGTACCCGAACCGACCGAGCAAGACGCCCGTCCACCAGAGGCCGTATCCGTGCCCGGCGGAGAGCTGCGACCGGAGGTTCTCCCGGTCGGACGAGCTGAGCCGACACCTGCGCATCCACACCGGCCACAAGCCGTTCCAGTGCCGCATCTGCATGAGGAACTTCAGCCGCAGCGACCACCTCACCACGCACATCCGCACGCACACCGGGGAGAAGCCGTTCTCCTGCGACCAGTGCGGGAGGAAGTTCGCCCGGAGCGACGAGAGGCGGCGGCACATGAAGATCCACCTGCggcagaaggagaagaaagccTCTGCGTCCTAATCCGCATCCCGCCACGATCTTCACCCTGTAGTTTAAATTGACTCCACAGGAAGGAAGACTTAAACTTAGAAGccataactttaaaaaaaaaaaaaatcagggagAATCAGAGACAGAATCTTCTTATTTATCACTAAACAGCTCCTCATCCATCCAGAgttcaaatatttaaatttaaaggaGGTGTGGTTGGAGCCAGTGGTGCATATGCGCCAGTCCAAACCACCAGCAGCTCCTACTGTCTATGCTTCAAGCTCTCAGGGATTCAATTACAGTTCAGGCAGCAAACATGAAACCAAGATCCTGCAGCTGAGCAGAAAAATAGGATTCACACTGAGGTGACTTCTGGACTTTGGGCCTACATTCTAATTTTATGGCATGTCCTGAGAAAATGTGgaggaaagaagagaaaacaaacccATCTTCAGCTGCAAAGTCACAGGATTCCTGTGATCAATTcagacattttgtattttagtcCAGTTAACGGCTGATTTTAGCTGCTATTCTCCagagtttttacacttttggcGCTCAAATGTCCACAGAAACAAGATGTCAAACTGTAATTCCTCTCTGCAATTttgcaaaaacatgacacaataAAGGAGGAAGTGATGTCAGAGTGTACTGAAAGGACGTCACAGACTGGGGCGGGGCTAAAGTGGGACTTTCTATTGGCTAGATGCAGcaaaattaagcttttttttaacgTGCAGGTTTTCTATCATGTTAGAAGTGTTGTGTCACACAGCATGTTGGGATTTGATGAGATTGTAGCCTGATAATCTGTAATTTTatgtttgaattttttatttttggaaggTTTCCTGACCAGCA
It encodes the following:
- the LOC110967454 gene encoding early growth response protein 2b-like, with amino-acid sequence MTAKIVDEVSASLSIVDNIPKDVYTESSMVFKEEAVGEEEHEGKPDENGGGNLLYEEKSAPELPLQGDLAQYVATLRTHPVAFTGKFSLDSRSAGGPWTPGDVIDVVSADIATPGPLTVSGSPSASPDIYAGGGGGEDAGDGTMAHGQPDISHMYAPPHPHPHPAPSYSCSGDMYQDQSAGGYLATSTCAVSYHPPPTYNSAPKPTVDGAALLSIMPEYGGFYQQSCQRDIQSAFPERKSLPYPLDSLRVPPPLTPLNTIRNFTLGAPSPAAEGPMAAAFPNHQNLPLRPILRPRKYPNRPSKTPVHQRPYPCPAESCDRRFSRSDELSRHLRIHTGHKPFQCRICMRNFSRSDHLTTHIRTHTGEKPFSCDQCGRKFARSDERRRHMKIHLRQKEKKASAS